From one Plasmodium yoelii strain 17X genome assembly, chromosome: 12 genomic stretch:
- a CDS encoding MKT1 domain-containing protein, putative, with product MRVRHLQSYLTEHGLLKRSSIEDIKNLKLGIDALYFLRASDNLKDILSDVSGCISPCIFHLVDKQCEYFRKYNIDIIFVFDGITPKSHKLFSAQYQQNIEQGWVYYVNNELKLSYEKFSQVSNICNSYLAFVLFHYLKSKGYKCIYAPYLAISQLSYFLANNIIDTILGPPTLILYNPQNVIINIIWEENYIEWIDLNILLKIWNINKEQFIDACLLAGTEYCLTFPYLNLSHFNSGNSEFNFGNAIEFIKQSPLISYLQHFPNDQLKKSYIEGYRVCKSILKFPIVLLLSGEVGFFSYKDKNFYNTDNVYDNNLLNKSDQAEKIKDENYEDSEYNKSFSINGNLYNVCNEKIKDLTTIDTLVDSFDSGKVNSGDKSIEPNKISEEIYKDNLHYMKNNVHIEDGKEPQQDNSKKPDSDCKGDSIDKENNSENEFENDENINMKEKFEHKKNKDIENEDKDSIKIDGDKNEDMDYEGVPHDYIKVIGSRFPTCVYYLMSIGLLSKKILCVLAQGEWIDYTHPILDSFEYRDSLIDLREYRCRILGLISVKLNPYFYKRKIKFFDYGYYINNILEKNNKFTYLDISLIDGFLWNINKNNIIEETKRQNNKHVNLQFILKWHLYCESMNMSLVCKNEAIQEELSNSEGDDNSDKNSDIGSEDSRKIRDSSEGNNDKNEEEKEAYKIKKLNKEKYNDKIIRNYNNYYKNILNTNNQNFNSILCIVYYMFLENLGIFTKRCGVTLFGLLLSESKNKSIDNNILIIFELLKFGFLTTQPLLPPNGKKYPENAYSAINNSKNLKDQDKKSVLLLSRIYSLYSSNTNKEIKYDGLIDFDLCAFFSVVKIIKKTLRQLMQACIANVLITNMELIHLLPDNLYNQLNSDISYFFVTDHLMGVLTKYFLLFDFDDLKNEIYKHDISIENYNQATPDGKRENLCIASSCNGTSDIVIENNNEHCDPINKAKNTKDEKNCSNSAADGINTNTNLEQMHNIKNCSTQDNQELSDELGKNNLSEKSDIYNNNEEDKNNINSEDINEKDDNKCNNDSNKMGMDDENVNSGAEEDKLGNKFNIFEKEVRKKFPSFLNPIIDLCNAINTWRDHLNLIIKLEKHTNVYDLVSDMKAANSFLEKKIQYIGLDKCATYIDICSNHNA from the coding sequence atgagggTTCGACATTTGCAAAGTTATTTAACAGAACATGGGTTATTAAAAAGAAGCAGCAtagaagatataaaaaatttaaaactaGGAATAGATgcattgtattttttaagaGCATCCgataatttaaaagataTTTTAAGTGATGTGTCAGGATGTATATCTCCATGTATATTTCATTTAGTAGATAAACAATGTgaatattttagaaaatataatatagatataatatttgtatttgATGGTATAACACCAAAATCTCACAAATTATTTTCTGCACAATACCAACAAAATATAGAACAAGGTTGGGTATATTATGttaataatgaattaaaattatCTTATGAAAAATTTTCTCAAGTAtctaatatatgtaattcTTATTTGGCATTTGTATTATTCcattatttaaaaagtaaaggatataaatgtatatatgcaCCTTATTTAGCTATTTCTCAATTATCTTATTTTTTagctaataatataattgacACAATATTAGGTCCTCCTACATTGATTTTATATAATCCtcaaaatgtaataataaatataatatgggaagaaaattatattgaaTGGATagatttaaatattttattaaaaatatggaatataaataaagaacaATTTATAGATGCATGTTTATTAGCTGGTACAGAATATTGTTTAACTTTTCCTTATCTTAATCTATCTCATTTTAATAGTGGAAATTCAGAATTTAATTTTGGTAATGCTATTGAATTTATTAAACAGTCACCTCTAATTAGTTATTTACAACATTTCCCAAATgatcaattaaaaaaaagttatattgAGGGATATCGTGTATGTAAATCTATTTTGAAATTTCCtatagttttattattatcaggAGAAGTTggttttttttcatataaagataaaaatttttataatactgATAAtgtttatgataataatttgttGAATAAAAGTGATCAAgctgaaaaaattaaagatgAAAATTACGAAGATagtgaatataataaaagtttTAGTATTAATggtaatttatataatgtatgcaatgaaaaaataaaagaccTTACCACAATAGATACCCTTGTTGATAGTTTTGATTCTGGTAAGGTAAATTCTGGTGATAAAAGTATTGAACCCAATAAAATAAGTGAAGAGATATATAAAGATAATTTacattatatgaaaaataatgtgCATATAGAGGATGGTAAGGAACCACAACAAGACAATTCGAAAAAACCTGATTCGGATTGTAAAGGTGATTCGAtagataaagaaaataattctgaAAACGAatttgaaaatgatgaaaatattaatatgaagGAAAAATttgaacataaaaaaaataaagatatagaAAATGAGGATAAAGATAGTATAAAAATCGAtggtgataaaaatgaagatatgGATTATGAAGGAGTTCCACATGATTACATAAAAGTTATTGGATCTCGATTTCCAACAtgtgtatattatttaatgtcAATTGGGCTtttaagtaaaaaaatattatgtgtGTTAGCTCAGGGAGAATGGATTGACTATACACATCCAATTTTAGATTCTTTTGAATATAGGGATTCATTGATTGATTTAAGAGAATATAGATGTAGAATATTAGGATTGATATCTGTTAAATTAAAtccttatttttataaaaggaaaataaaattttttgattatggttattatataaataatatattagaaaaaaacaacaaattCACATATTTAGACATTAGTTTAATTGATGGGTTTTTAtggaatataaataaaaataatattattgaaGAAACAAAACGGCAAAATAATAAGCATGTGAATttacaatttattttaaaatggcACTTATATTGCGAAAGTATGAATATGTCACTTGTTTGTAAAAATGAAGCAATACAAGAAGAGTTATCAAATTCTGAGGGGGATGATAATTCAGATAAAAATTCAGATATTGGTAGTGAGGATAGCAGAAAAATAAGGGATAGTTCTGAAGggaataatgataaaaatgaagaagaaaaagaagcttataaaataaaaaaattaaataaagaaaaatacaatgataaaataatacgaaattataataattattataaaaatatacttaatacaaataatcaaaattttaatagcatattatgtatagtatattatatgtttctTGAAAATTTAGGTATATTTACAAAAAGATGTGGAGTTACTTTATTtggtttattattatctgaaagtaaaaataaaagtattgataataatattttaataatatttgaattattaaaattcgGATTTTTAACTACCCAACCTTTATTGCCTCCAAATGGAAAGAAATATCCAGAAAATGCATATTCAGCAAttaataattcaaaaaatttaaaagacCAAGATAAAAAGAGTGTTCTTTTATTATCTAGAATCTATTCTTTGTATAGTTCtaatacaaataaagaaattaaaTATGATGGATTAATTGATTTTGATTTATGTGCATTTTTTTCTgttgtaaaaataattaaaaaaacattaagACAATTAATGCAAGCATGTATTGCTAATGTACTTATAACGAATATGGAGTTAATACATTTATTACCTGACAATTTATATAACCAATTAAATTCTGacatttcttattttttcgtAACAGATCATCTTATGGGagttttaacaaaatatttcTTGTTATTCGATTTtgatgatttaaaaaacgaaatatataaacacgACATTTCAATCGAAAATTATAATCAAGCAACACCAGATGGAAAGAGAGAAAATTTATGTATAGCTAGTAGTTGCAATGGAACTAGTGATATTgtaatagaaaataataacgaACATTGTGATCCCATTAATAAAGCTAAAAATActaaagatgaaaaaaattgtagTAATTCTGCTGCTGATGGAATAAATACAAACACAAATTTAGAACAAATGCataacattaaaaattgtAGCACTCAAGATAATCAAGAGTTATCGGATGAGTTAGGAAAAAATAACTTAAGTGAAAAATCAgatatatacaataataatgaagaggataaaaataatataaattctgAAGacataaatgaaaaagatgataataaatGTAACAATGATAGTAATAAAATGGGTATGGatgatgaaaatgttaaTTCTGGTGCCGAGGAAGATAAATTaggaaataaatttaatatatttgaaaagGAAGTAAGAAAAAAATTTCCAAGTTTTTTAAACCCGATAATTGACTTGTGCAATGCAATTAATACATGGAGAGACCAcctaaatttaattataaagtTAGAAAAGCATACGAATGTATATGATTTGGTTTCAGATATGAAAGCCGCGAATAgttttttggaaaaaaaaatacaatatatagGTCTCGATAAATGTGCAACTTACATTGATATTTGTTCAAATCACAATGCATAA
- a CDS encoding 40S ribosomal protein S20e, putative translates to MSKLMKGAIDNEKYRLRRIRIALTSKNLRAIEKVCSDIMKGAKEKNLNVSGPVRLPVKTLRITTRKSPCGEGTNTWDRFELRIYKRLIDLYSQCEVVTQMTSINIDPVVEVEVIITDS, encoded by the exons ATGAGTAAATTAATGAAAGGAGCCATTGACAATGAGAAGTATAGACTTCGTCGTATTCGTATTGCTTTAACTTCCAAGAATTTGAGAGCCATAGAAAAAg TCTGCAGCGATATTATGAAAGGAGCAAAGGAAAAAAACTTAAATGTATCTGGACCTGTAAGATTACCAGTCAAAACCTTAAGAATAACAACAAGAAAATCACCTTGTGGAGAAGGTACAAACACATGGGACAGATTTGAATTAAGAATTTATAAAAGACTTATTGATTTATATTCACAATGTGAAGTTGTTACACAAATGACATCCATCAATATAGATCCAGTGGTTGAAGTTGAAGTTATTATAACAGACTCTTAA
- a CDS encoding ribosome-binding factor A, putative: protein MYLYLIVLLSIFTKINYTLVIKHKANIFNHIHFLNTHIPRKQFNNIIYLTKKETPRHEIYRKRFEKEIKNALQSIIYKKGIKFNYKYHIDEDIIEGITIHNVQLSPDCSVAKVIIEIMGDSVDSRQGYIWIKKNCKHIRYKLAELIKHRKRVPFLNFVLSNLSEQTQLFCEIENIREYYGDMFKDELNNEILFDKEYPQEN from the exons atgtatttatatcttatagttttattatccatatttacaaaaattaattaCACATTAGTCATTAAACATAAAGCGAATATATTCAATCATATACATTTCCTTAATACACATATACCAAGAAAACAAtttaacaatataatatatttaacaaaaaaagaaactCCTCGCcatgaaatatatagaaaacgATTTGAAAAAGAAATCAAAAATGCATTACaatcaataatatataaaaaaggaataaaatttaattacaAATATCATATTGATGAAGATATAATAGAAGGTATAACAATTCATAATGTTCAGCTAAGCCCTGATTGTTCTGTGGCTAAAGTTATTATCGAAATAATGGGAGATTCTGTTGATTCAAGACAA GGATACATATGGATAAAGAAAAATTGCAAACACATTCGTTACAAATTAGCTGAACTTATTAAACACAGGAAAAGAGTTCcctttttaaattttgttttaagTAATTTAAGTGAACAAACACAATTATTTTGtgaaattgaaaatataagGGAATATTATGGCGACATGTTTAAGGACGAATTAAATAACGAAATATTATTTGACAAAGAATACCCACAGGAAAATTAA
- a CDS encoding N-terminal acetyltransferase A complex catalytic subunit ARD1, putative, with amino-acid sequence MLSIRKSNVYDLLAMQECNSVNLPENYNMRYYFYHDLSWPSLSQLAEDYEGKICGYTLGKLEEEDEKKGHLTSVAVLKTYRKQKLAYYLITQTHEFINKVYNVNSICLHVRVSNSAALNLYYNLLNYKIKGIEHLYYGNKEDAYQMEHKFVK; translated from the coding sequence ATGTTGTCAATAAGAAAGAGTAACGTATATGATTTGCTTGCAATGCAAGAATGTAATAGTGTTAATTTGCcagaaaattataacatgagatattatttttatcatgaTTTATCATGGCCTTCTTTAAGCCAATTAGCTGAAGATTATGAGGGAAAAATTTGTGGGTACACTTTAGGTAAACTCGAGgaagaagatgaaaaaaaagggCATTTAACGTCTGTTGCAGTTTTAAAAACATATAGAAAACAAAAACTAgcttattatttaataacaCAGACACatgaatttattaataaagtaTACAATGTAAATAGTATTTGTTTGCATGTAAGAGTAAGTAATAGTGCTGCTTTAAATCTATACTATAATCTGTTaaattacaaaattaaaGGAATAGAACACCTATATTATGGTAATAAAGAAGATGCGTATCAAATGGAAcataaatttgttaaataa
- a CDS encoding membrane skeletal protein IMC1: MDNSHLSRNSYQKIDNIDTKETSTVDRKWVALTAYQPVDVVTKTVEVPVIKTVEKFVPKTIIQEKIIHVPKNVTHIVEKIVEVPEVKYIEKVVEVPHIHYKNKYVPKIEVVEKIVERQKIIEKWHDKIVEVPQIKEVVRYKEIEDTEEVIKYVPKNAKNINWEEEYKKYTEGKAGRFSLNNTYQQKMNSYNQINENAYARNSQSRSINIMNSKSVNDQTNMRSDDFSQVNFFNQYNGESMDQHIMMPSSSFNMNGSFQFKRLPSEEAKPVGCCTGTCR; encoded by the coding sequence atggataATTCACATTTAAGCAGAAACAGTTATCAAAAAATAGATAACATAGACACTAAAGAGACATCAACCGTTGATAGAAAATGGGTTGCTCTTACAGCTTACCAACCAGTTGATGTTGTTACAAAGACTGTTGAAGTTCCAGTTATTAAGACTGTTGAAAAATTTGTTCCAAAAACTATTATTCAAGAAAAAATTATCCATGTACCAAAAAACGTCACACATATTGTTGAAAAAATTGTAGAAGTCCCAgaagttaaatatattgaaaaagTCGTTGAAGTCCCtcatattcattataaaaataaatatgttccAAAAATCGAAGTTGTAGAAAAAATTGTTGAGCGCcaaaaaattattgaaaaatgGCATGATAAAATTGTTGAAGTCCCTCAAATCAAAGAAGTTGTTAGATATAAAGAAATTGAAGATACTGAAgaagtaataaaatatgttccAAAAAACGCCAAAAACATAAATTGGGAAGAAGAgtacaaaaaatatacagaAGGAAAAGCAGGAAGATTCAGTTTAAATAATACATACcaacaaaaaatgaattcGTATAAccaaataaatgaaaatgcaTATGCTAGAAATTCACAAAGTAGAAGTATTAATATTATGAACAGCAAAAGTGTAAACGATCAAACTAATATGAGAAGTGACGATTTTTCTCAAGTAAATTTCTTTAATCAATATAATGGAGAAAGCATGGATCAACACATTATGATGCCATCATCAAGTTTTAATATGAATGGAAGCTTCCAATTTAAAAGATTACCATCTGAAGAAGCTAAACCCGTTGGATGTTGTACCGGTACATGCAGATAA
- a CDS encoding 60S ribosomal protein L13, putative — protein MYKKEYVIDCKGHMLGRLASIIAKELLNGQRIVAVRCEDIDISGSLYRNKLKYQEFLRLRTNTNPKKGPLHLREPSKILWRCVRGMLPHKTPKGKIALSKLKVLVGMPYPYDKKKKYVLPGALRAFRLQKHRRFCRLGTLSSRVGWNYDELVKKKEQVRKELSKIYYKKKVNTLNEKKKIKEEALGLIKPEERKILENFGYI, from the exons ATGTACAAAAAG gaatatGTTATTGATTGTAAAGGGCATATGTTGGGAAGATTAGCTTCCATTATTGCCAAAGAACTTTTAAATGGACAAAGAATAGTAGCAGTTAGGTGTGAAGATATTGACATATCAGGAAGTTTGTACAGAAATAAACTAAAATATCAAGAATTTTTAAGATTAAGAACTAATACAAACCCTAAAAAGGGACCACTTCATTTAAGAGAACcatcaaaaatattatggaGATGTGTTAGAGGCATGTTACCACATAAAACTCCAAAAGGAAAAATAGCTTTAAGTAAATTAAAGGTTCTTGTAGGTATGCCATATCCATatgataagaaaaaaaagtatgTACTTCCTGGTGCATTAAGAGCATTTAGATTACAAAAGCACCGACGTTTCTGTAGATTAGGCACATTAAGTTCAAGAGTTGGTTGGAATTATGATGaattagtaaaaaaaaaggaacaaGTTCGAAAAGAACTtagcaaaatatattacaaaaaaaaagttaacacattaaatgaaaagaaaaaaataaaagaagaaGCATTAGGATTAATTAAACCAGAAGAACGCAAAATTTTGGAAAACtttggatatatataa